A single Actinomadura algeriensis DNA region contains:
- the sufC gene encoding Fe-S cluster assembly ATPase SufC — translation MATLEIRDLHVSVAEGTDGTKEILRGVDLIVKDGETHALMGPNGSGKSTLAYAVAGHPKYEVTGGTVTLDGEDVLSMSVDERARAGLFLAMQYPVEVPGVSVSNFLRSAVTAVRGEAPKLREFSKEMKAAMDGLSIDPAFAQRSLNEGFSGGEKKRHEILQLEMLKPKIAVLDETDSGLDVDALKVVSEGVNRFSAAPGTGVLLITHYTRILRYVKPDFVHVFAGGRVVAEGGPELADQLENEGYEKYVKAGASA, via the coding sequence ATGGCCACGCTTGAGATCCGCGACCTCCACGTCTCCGTCGCCGAAGGCACCGACGGGACCAAGGAGATCCTGCGCGGGGTCGACCTGATCGTGAAGGACGGCGAGACCCACGCGCTGATGGGGCCGAACGGCTCCGGCAAGTCCACCCTCGCCTACGCGGTCGCCGGGCACCCCAAGTACGAGGTGACCGGCGGCACGGTGACGCTCGACGGCGAGGACGTCCTGTCCATGAGCGTCGACGAGCGCGCCCGCGCGGGCCTGTTCCTGGCGATGCAGTACCCGGTCGAGGTGCCGGGCGTGTCGGTCTCGAACTTCCTGCGCTCGGCCGTCACGGCCGTCCGCGGCGAGGCCCCGAAGCTGCGCGAGTTCTCCAAGGAGATGAAGGCGGCGATGGACGGCCTGTCCATCGACCCCGCGTTCGCGCAGCGTTCGCTCAACGAGGGCTTCTCCGGCGGCGAGAAGAAGCGGCACGAGATCCTCCAGCTGGAGATGCTCAAGCCGAAGATCGCCGTGCTGGACGAGACCGACTCCGGCCTCGACGTCGACGCCCTCAAGGTCGTCTCCGAGGGCGTGAACCGCTTCTCGGCCGCGCCGGGCACGGGCGTCCTGCTGATCACGCACTACACGCGCATCCTGCGGTACGTGAAGCCGGACTTCGTGCACGTCTTCGCGGGCGGCCGCGTCGTCGCCGAGGGCGGTCCCGAGCTGGCCGACCAGCTCGAGAACGAAGGCTACGAGAAGTACGTGAAGGCGGGCGCGTCGGCATGA
- a CDS encoding cysteine desulfurase, with the protein MTLLPEELKKDFPLLQRTVRGGRPLVYLDSGATSQKPVAVLNAEREFYERYNAAPHRGAHLLAEEATEAYEKARASIARFVGATPGEIVFTKNATEGINLVAYAMSNAATAGPEAERFKVGPGDEVVVSEMEHHANLVPWQQLCLRTGATLRWFGITDEGRLDLTDLDDLVNERTKIVALTHQSNVLGSVTPVDRIVERAHAVGALVLLDAAQSVPHQPVDVRTLGVDFLAFSGHKMLGPTGIGVLWGRTELLEAMPPFITGGSMIEIVRMESSTFMPPPQRFEAGVPMTAQAIGLGAACDYLDAIGMDRVHAHEEALVGYSLERLGEIPGVRIIGPGTTEARGGAVSFTVEDIHPHDVGQVLDDLGVEVRVGHHCAWPICRRFGIPATTRATFYLYNTLADVDALADGVRQAQKFFGTA; encoded by the coding sequence ATGACACTGCTGCCGGAGGAGCTGAAGAAGGACTTCCCGCTCCTGCAGCGCACGGTCCGCGGCGGGCGCCCCCTGGTCTACCTGGACTCGGGGGCGACCTCCCAGAAGCCCGTCGCGGTGCTGAACGCCGAGCGGGAGTTCTACGAGCGGTACAACGCGGCGCCGCACCGCGGCGCGCACCTGCTCGCCGAGGAGGCCACCGAGGCGTACGAGAAGGCGCGCGCGTCCATCGCCCGGTTCGTCGGCGCGACGCCCGGCGAGATCGTGTTCACCAAGAACGCCACCGAGGGCATCAACCTCGTGGCGTACGCGATGAGCAACGCCGCCACCGCGGGGCCCGAGGCGGAACGTTTCAAGGTGGGCCCCGGCGACGAGGTCGTGGTGTCCGAGATGGAGCACCACGCGAACCTCGTCCCGTGGCAGCAGCTCTGCCTGCGGACCGGGGCCACCCTCCGCTGGTTCGGGATCACCGACGAGGGCCGCCTCGACCTGACGGACCTGGACGACCTGGTCAACGAGCGCACGAAGATCGTCGCGCTGACGCACCAGTCGAACGTCCTCGGCTCGGTGACGCCGGTCGACCGGATCGTGGAGCGTGCCCACGCCGTCGGCGCGCTCGTCCTGCTGGACGCCGCGCAGTCCGTTCCGCACCAGCCGGTCGACGTGCGCACCCTCGGCGTCGACTTCCTCGCCTTCTCCGGCCACAAGATGCTCGGCCCCACCGGCATCGGCGTGCTGTGGGGCCGTACCGAGCTGCTCGAGGCCATGCCGCCGTTCATCACCGGCGGATCCATGATCGAGATCGTGCGGATGGAGTCGAGCACGTTCATGCCGCCGCCGCAGCGGTTCGAGGCGGGCGTCCCGATGACCGCGCAGGCCATCGGGCTCGGCGCCGCCTGCGACTACCTCGACGCGATCGGCATGGACCGGGTCCACGCGCACGAGGAGGCCCTGGTCGGCTACTCGCTCGAGCGGCTCGGCGAGATTCCCGGCGTCCGGATCATCGGCCCCGGCACCACCGAGGCGCGCGGCGGGGCGGTGTCGTTCACCGTCGAGGACATCCACCCGCACGACGTCGGCCAGGTCCTGGACGACCTCGGCGTGGAGGTCCGCGTCGGGCACCACTGCGCGTGGCCGATCTGCCGCCGGTTCGGCATCCCCGCGACCACCCGCGCGACGTTCTACCTGTACAACACCCTCGCGGACGTGGACGCCCTCGCCGACGGGGTGCGGCAGGCGCAGAAGTTCTTCGGAACAGCCTGA
- the sufB gene encoding Fe-S cluster assembly protein SufB, translated as MTTAAHPELEGLDRYKFGWADSDEAGASARRGLNEDVVRDISGKKSEPDWMLDLRLKGLRLFDKKPMPSWGSDLSAIDFDNIKYFVRSTEQQATSWEELPEDIKNTYDKLGIPEAEKQRLIAGVAAQYESEVVYHKIREDLEEKGVIFVDTDTGLREHPEIFQEYFGSVIPVGDNKFAALNTAVWSGGSFIYVPPGVHVEIPLQAYFRINTENMGQFERTLIIADEGSYVHYVEGCTAPIYKSDSLHSAVVEIVVKKDARVRYTTIQNWSNNVYNLVTKRAVAYEGATMEWVDGNIGSKVTMKYPAVYLLGEHAKGETLSIAFAGEDQHQDAGAKMVHAAPNTSSNIISKSVARGGGRTSYRGLVQIQEGAEHSKSTVKCDALLVDQISRSDTYPYVDVREDDVEMGHEATVSKVSEDQLFYLMSRGLNEDEAMAMIVRGFVEPIARELPMEYALELNRLIELQMEGAVG; from the coding sequence ATGACTACGGCAGCCCACCCTGAACTGGAAGGGCTCGACAGGTACAAGTTCGGCTGGGCCGACTCCGACGAAGCCGGAGCCTCGGCCCGCCGCGGCCTGAACGAGGACGTCGTCCGCGACATCTCGGGCAAGAAGAGCGAGCCGGACTGGATGCTCGACCTGCGCCTCAAGGGGCTGCGGCTTTTCGACAAGAAGCCCATGCCGAGCTGGGGCTCGGACCTGTCGGCCATCGATTTCGACAACATCAAGTACTTCGTGCGCTCCACCGAGCAGCAGGCGACCTCCTGGGAGGAGCTCCCGGAGGACATCAAGAACACCTACGACAAGCTCGGCATCCCCGAGGCGGAGAAGCAGCGCCTCATCGCCGGCGTCGCCGCCCAGTACGAGTCGGAGGTCGTCTACCACAAGATCCGCGAGGACCTTGAGGAGAAGGGCGTCATCTTCGTCGACACCGACACCGGCCTGCGCGAGCACCCGGAGATCTTCCAGGAGTACTTCGGCTCCGTGATCCCGGTCGGCGACAACAAGTTCGCCGCGCTCAACACCGCCGTGTGGTCGGGCGGCTCGTTCATCTACGTCCCGCCGGGCGTCCACGTCGAGATCCCGCTGCAGGCCTACTTCCGGATCAACACCGAGAACATGGGCCAGTTCGAGCGGACGCTGATCATCGCCGACGAGGGCTCCTACGTCCACTACGTCGAGGGCTGCACCGCCCCGATCTACAAGTCGGACTCCCTGCACTCGGCCGTCGTCGAGATCGTCGTGAAGAAGGACGCGCGCGTCCGCTACACGACCATCCAGAACTGGTCGAACAACGTCTACAACCTGGTGACCAAGCGCGCCGTCGCCTACGAGGGCGCCACGATGGAATGGGTCGACGGCAACATCGGCTCCAAGGTCACCATGAAGTACCCGGCGGTCTACCTGCTCGGCGAGCACGCCAAGGGCGAGACCCTGTCGATCGCGTTCGCGGGCGAGGACCAGCACCAGGACGCCGGCGCCAAGATGGTGCACGCCGCGCCCAACACCTCCAGCAACATCATTTCCAAGTCGGTGGCGCGCGGCGGCGGCCGCACCTCCTACCGGGGCCTGGTGCAGATCCAGGAGGGCGCCGAGCACAGCAAGTCCACCGTCAAGTGCGACGCGCTGCTGGTCGACCAGATCAGCCGGTCCGACACCTACCCCTACGTGGACGTCCGCGAGGACGACGTGGAGATGGGCCACGAGGCCACCGTCTCCAAGGTGTCGGAGGACCAGCTGTTCTACCTGATGAGCCGCGGCCTCAACGAGGACGAGGCGATGGCGATGATCGTGCGCGGGTTCGTCGAGCCCATCGCGCGCGAGCTGCCGATGGAGTACGCACTCGAGCTGAACCGGCTCATCGAACTGCAGATGGAAGGAGCCGTCGGCTGA
- a CDS encoding bifunctional 3-phenylpropionate/cinnamic acid dioxygenase ferredoxin subunit, which translates to MTYVKVCALSDVPADGALGVEVDDTPVAIARTGDEVFAVNDICSHAEVSLSEGEIYNGTIECWLHGSCFDLRTGKPTNPPATQPVATYKVKVEDGDVYVSLGSED; encoded by the coding sequence ATGACGTACGTGAAGGTGTGCGCGCTGAGCGACGTCCCGGCGGACGGGGCGCTCGGCGTGGAGGTCGACGACACGCCCGTGGCGATCGCGCGCACCGGCGACGAGGTCTTCGCCGTCAACGACATCTGCTCGCACGCCGAGGTCTCCCTCTCCGAGGGCGAGATCTACAACGGCACCATCGAGTGCTGGCTGCACGGGTCCTGCTTCGACCTGCGCACGGGCAAGCCCACCAACCCGCCGGCGACGCAGCCGGTCGCCACCTACAAGGTCAAGGTCGAGGACGGCGACGTCTACGTCTCGCTCGGCTCCGAAGACTAA
- the sufD gene encoding Fe-S cluster assembly protein SufD produces MGLDVKPLSTLHEKASYDLGDFEVPTGREEEWRFTPLRRLHGLHNGTAQDGGKVIVDVEAAPEATVETVGRDDARIGKAYVPADRVSAQAWNSFTHATVVTVPKEAVASAPTVLRVRGEDASAAAYGHTTVILEPFAEATVVLAHRGSATYADNVEFVVGDGARLSVISLQDWDDGSVHVSQQHARLGRDARFVSHNISLGGDLVRISPSVAYEGPGGDAELYGVYFTDGGQHLEHRLLVDHSVPHCRSRVDYRGALQDADAHAVWIGDVIIRAEAEGTDTYELNRNLVLTDGTRVDSVPNLEILTGEVAGAGHASASGRLDDEHLFYLQARGITFDEARRMVVRGFLGQLVDRIEVDEVRDKVRQAIEEELDQGAGDR; encoded by the coding sequence ATGGGGCTGGACGTGAAGCCTCTCTCGACGTTGCACGAGAAGGCGTCGTACGACCTGGGCGACTTCGAGGTGCCCACCGGCCGCGAGGAGGAGTGGCGGTTCACCCCGCTGCGCCGCCTGCACGGCCTGCACAACGGGACCGCCCAGGACGGCGGCAAGGTCATCGTCGACGTCGAGGCGGCGCCGGAGGCGACCGTCGAGACGGTCGGCCGCGACGACGCCCGCATCGGCAAGGCGTACGTCCCGGCCGACCGGGTCTCGGCGCAGGCGTGGAACTCGTTCACGCACGCCACGGTCGTCACCGTGCCGAAGGAGGCGGTGGCGTCCGCGCCGACCGTCCTGCGGGTGCGCGGCGAGGACGCCTCGGCCGCCGCCTACGGGCACACCACCGTGATCCTGGAGCCGTTCGCCGAGGCCACCGTCGTGCTCGCGCACCGCGGCTCGGCGACCTACGCCGACAACGTCGAGTTCGTCGTCGGCGACGGCGCCCGTCTCTCGGTGATCAGCCTGCAGGACTGGGACGACGGCAGCGTGCACGTCTCGCAGCAGCACGCCCGCCTCGGCCGCGACGCCCGGTTCGTCTCCCACAACATCTCGCTGGGCGGCGACCTGGTGCGGATCTCCCCGTCCGTCGCGTACGAGGGGCCCGGCGGCGACGCCGAACTGTACGGCGTGTACTTCACCGACGGCGGCCAGCACCTGGAGCACCGCCTCCTGGTCGACCACTCCGTGCCGCACTGCCGCAGCCGCGTCGACTACCGCGGCGCCCTGCAGGACGCGGACGCGCACGCCGTCTGGATCGGCGACGTCATCATCCGCGCCGAGGCCGAGGGCACCGACACCTACGAGCTGAACCGCAACCTCGTCCTCACCGACGGGACGCGCGTCGACTCGGTGCCGAACCTGGAGATCCTCACCGGCGAGGTCGCCGGCGCGGGGCACGCCTCGGCGTCCGGACGCCTCGACGACGAGCACCTGTTCTACCTGCAGGCGCGCGGCATCACCTTCGACGAGGCCCGGCGCATGGTCGTCCGCGGCTTCCTCGGCCAGCTCGTCGACCGCATCGAGGTCGACGAGGTGCGCGACAAGGTCCGCCAGGCCATCGAGGAGGAGCTCGACCAGGGAGCGGGAGACCGATGA